The DNA sequence GATGACTTAAAAGCTAATTCTTCGATAAATTCTTCAGCCGCACTTGAAAGCAAAGCTTTTAAATTTTCTATGCTTAAATGCGTAGAATTTAAAGCTTTTTCAACATCTTTAGAGCTAAATTTAGCCTCATCATAATCTTGAATTTCAAACAAAACTTTATCTAAAATATCACTTTTTATTTCTTGCATGTGGGGCAAATATTGCATAAAATCTTGCATGATCAATCCCTTAAAAATCCTGTTAAAGGAGAACTTGCCTTAGCCTCACTCGCACTTGCTAAACCAGCTAGATAACCTTCTCTTCCCGCTTTTATCGCCAAAGAAAAAGCTTTGGCCATTAAAGCGATATTTTTTGCTTCAGCTATGGCTGTATTTGCCATAACAGCACTCACTCCCATTTGCATTGCTTCGCAAGCTTGAGATGGGCTACCAATACCTGCATCTACGATAATAGGAAGATCAATTTCATTGAGTAAAATTTGTATGAATTCTTTAGCGCACAAGCCTTTATTGCTTCCTATGGGTGCAGCCAAAGGCATAATAGCCGCAGCTCCAGCATCTCTCATCGCTCTAGCTACATAAAGATCAGCATACATATAAGGCAGGGGCGTAAAACCATCTTTTGCTAAAAGCTCGCAAGCTTTGATTGTTTCGTAATTATCCGGCAATAAATATTTACTATCACTAATCACCTCGATCTTTATAAGCTCTCCACACCCAAGCTCCCTTGAAAGCCTTGCTATACGTAAAGCTTCTTGAGCATTTCTTGCCCCTGAAGTGTTAGGCAAAAGAGTGATATTTTTTGGAATATAATCTAAGATATTTTCAACCTCTCCTGTATAAGCACGTCGTAAAGCAAGAGTGATGATCTGTGCGTCTGCTTCTTCGATGGCTGATTTGATCAACTCAAGTGAAAATTTACCCGATCCTAAAATAAAACGTGAGTTAAATTCATATTTTCCAATTTTTAATTTATCATCCATTTTTTACTCCTTGCTAGCTAAAAGTTCTAAAACCAAATTAGCTTGATGTCCTGCACAAATATTAACCCGTGGTGCCATCAGTCCATTTCCTACTTGCGCTGCATTGACCAAATCCCCACAAACATAAAAATTTTTTGCAATTTTTCTCGTTTGTATGCTATTGCTATCGCCATAACCTGCCAGCCCTGAAGCACAGATTAAAGTTGTATCAGGATAAAATTTATGAAAATTTTGCGCGATCATAGCTTTTGCCAAAGGCGTATCAAAGGCTTCACAAACGATATTTATACCCTTAAATAAATGGGCTAAATTTTGCTCATCTATCTTTAAAGTTTCGATTTCAATTTGCGTGTAAGGATTGATTTCTTTGATTTGCTCTTTTAAAGCCTCGGTTTTAAATTTACCCAAATCACACACGCGATAAGCTTGACGGTTAAGATTGCTAGGCTCTACTACATCAAAATCGATGAGTTTTAAAGCTCCTATTCCACTTCTTGCTAACATGATAGCTATGTGAGAGCCAAGACCTCCTAAGCCACACACCGCAACGCTTGCATTTTTTAATTTATCATGAAGTTTTGGAGTATGTCTTGCTCTCATCATCGCATCAAGCGCATCTTTTGGAGGCAAAGTATTTTTTTGTATGCAAAAAAGCTCATCATTTTCATTTAAATTTAGATCTTCTTTTGTCGCAAAACCATTGACTATCCAAACATCATTTTCATTTTCACTCACACTTTTAAAAAATTCCAAAGTGTTTTTAAAAGAAGTTTCAAGCTCTTTACCATTGAATTTTATTTTCATCAACCACCCCCTACAAAACTTACAATTTCAGCCTTATCATTTTCTTTTAAAATCAAATTTTCAAAACGATCCTTTGGGATAATTTCTCCATTTAATTCTAAGGCAATAAGTTCGATTTTATAACCCTTTTCTTTTAAAAAATCCATCAATCTTAATTCTTTTAAATCAAGTTTTTCACCATTGATAATCATTACTAACCTCTAAAAATTTTCTATAAAATCTTTATAAATTTCACAAAGTTTTTCAAAATCTTCTACACTTACTCTTTCATCAATAGCATGAATTCTATCGTTGCATACTCCAAATTCGCATACACTTATACCAAATTCTGCTAAAAATCTTGCATCACTTGTGCCGCCTTTGGTATTGAAACTCGGAACGCGTTGCGTGATCTTTTGAATGCTTTCGTTTAATTTTTGTACAACCTTATTATCATGATGAGTTAAGAAAGGTTTTGAACTTTGTTTGATTTCTAATTCATAATTTAAACCATGACAAATTTTATCGATATAATTTTTCACATCATCTAAAGTCGTATCTGGAGAATTTCTAACATTAAACATCAATTTTAGATCATTTGGAGTCACATTGCACACCTCAAGCCCTCCCCTAATATCAGTAATGACTATTTTGGAAGGAGTAAAATCCGCACTACCAGGATCAAGATCAAAACCTGCTAAAAATTTCAAAGCATGAGAAAAATCATGAATGGGATTGATACATTTTTCAGGATACGCAACATGTCCTTGTTTTCCACGTATGAGAATTTTTCCATTGATAGAACCTCTACGTCCTATTTTAATACTATCCCCTAAATGTTTGTCGCAAGTTGGCTCACCTACTATAGCAAAATCAGGCAAGATATTTTCTTCTTGCATGAATTTAAGAAGCTCTAAAGTGCCATATTTTGCTTCTCCTTCTTCATCACTTGTTAGCATTAAAGAAAGTCTAGAACCTTTAAAATTCGCATTTTTAGCCGCATGGATAAAAGCAGCCACACCGCTTTTCATATCTTGAGCACCCCTTGCATAAATAAACCCTTCTTTTTCTACAGGTTTAAAAGGATCACTTTGCCAACCCTCACCCGTAGGCACAACATCTACATGACCGCAA is a window from the Campylobacter sp. RM10537 genome containing:
- a CDS encoding thiazole synthase, with the translated sequence MDDKLKIGKYEFNSRFILGSGKFSLELIKSAIEEADAQIITLALRRAYTGEVENILDYIPKNITLLPNTSGARNAQEALRIARLSRELGCGELIKIEVISDSKYLLPDNYETIKACELLAKDGFTPLPYMYADLYVARAMRDAGAAAIMPLAAPIGSNKGLCAKEFIQILLNEIDLPIIVDAGIGSPSQACEAMQMGVSAVMANTAIAEAKNIALMAKAFSLAIKAGREGYLAGLASASEAKASSPLTGFLRD
- the thiF gene encoding thiamine biosynthesis protein ThiF gives rise to the protein MMKIKFNGKELETSFKNTLEFFKSVSENENDVWIVNGFATKEDLNLNENDELFCIQKNTLPPKDALDAMMRARHTPKLHDKLKNASVAVCGLGGLGSHIAIMLARSGIGALKLIDFDVVEPSNLNRQAYRVCDLGKFKTEALKEQIKEINPYTQIEIETLKIDEQNLAHLFKGINIVCEAFDTPLAKAMIAQNFHKFYPDTTLICASGLAGYGDSNSIQTRKIAKNFYVCGDLVNAAQVGNGLMAPRVNICAGHQANLVLELLASKE
- the thiS gene encoding sulfur carrier protein ThiS; translated protein: MIINGEKLDLKELRLMDFLKEKGYKIELIALELNGEIIPKDRFENLILKENDKAEIVSFVGGG
- the dapE gene encoding succinyl-diaminopimelate desuccinylase, translated to MNAKELLIELLKFKSITPKDDGILNFIALELSDFEAFFVEKEGVKNLLLTKKFQDEGDHLAFCGHVDVVPTGEGWQSDPFKPVEKEGFIYARGAQDMKSGVAAFIHAAKNANFKGSRLSLMLTSDEEGEAKYGTLELLKFMQEENILPDFAIVGEPTCDKHLGDSIKIGRRGSINGKILIRGKQGHVAYPEKCINPIHDFSHALKFLAGFDLDPGSADFTPSKIVITDIRGGLEVCNVTPNDLKLMFNVRNSPDTTLDDVKNYIDKICHGLNYELEIKQSSKPFLTHHDNKVVQKLNESIQKITQRVPSFNTKGGTSDARFLAEFGISVCEFGVCNDRIHAIDERVSVEDFEKLCEIYKDFIENF